In Oryzias melastigma strain HK-1 linkage group LG18, ASM292280v2, whole genome shotgun sequence, one DNA window encodes the following:
- the syt4 gene encoding synaptotagmin-4: MAPMMESGVQPVAVPVGVAVVSVFGLAFTVSAFAWICCQRKNTKSQKTPPYKFVHMLKGVDIYPESLSGKKKFATAATTTANDTGKTDVNGNCHTAPMSPSSTSKLAASPNGSRPALHLDLEKRDLNGNFTTKPFHHHHQKVRSSPDLELPSPHAGFTQPGAMDRHDLPSPFSNLSSQAPTPGVDRAHGEENESGLGTLHFSLEYQQEKKAFIVHIKEAHGLSPTDEQSLTSDPYIKLTLLPEKKYRVKTRVLRKTLDPSFDETFSFYGISLARVSELSLHFMVLSFDRFSRDEVIGETLVPLSGIDLTEGRVLMSREIIKRNVKKSSGRGELLLSLCYQSTTNTLTVVVLKARHIPRTENNGPTDPYVKVNMYHGKKRICKKKTHVKKCSPNPVFNELFVFDLPSEEGLQDTSVELLLMDSDNSRSPNAAIGRLVLGTSAAGTAGEHWREICDHPRRQIAKWHDMSED; the protein is encoded by the exons ATGGCTCCAATGATGGAGAGCGGAGTTCAGCCCG TGGCAGTGCCGGTGGGCGTTGCTGTAGTGAGTGTTTTCGGCCTTGCCTTCACGGTGTCGGCTTTCGCTTGGATCTGTTGCCAGCGCAAAAACACCAAGTCCCAGAAGACGCCTCCGTACAAGTTTGTGCACATGCTCAAAGGGGTAGACATCTACCCGGAGAGCCTGAGCGGCAAGAAGAAGTTTGCTACGGCTGCCACCACGACGGCCAACGACACGGGTAAAACGGATGTCAATGGAAACTGCCACACCGCCCCAATGAGTCCATCGAGCACCAGTAAGCTCGCAGCGAGCCCAAACGGCTCCAGACCGGCTCTGCATTTGGACCTTGAGAAGCGGGATCTGAATGGCAATTTTACCACCAAACCTTTTCACCACCATCATCAGAAGGTGAGGAGCTCTCCAGATCTGGAGCTGCCCTCTCCACATGCGGGGTTTACCCAGCCTGGTGCGATGGACCGCCATGACCTCCCTTCGCCGTTCAGCAATCTCTCCAGCcaagccccaaccccaggcgtGGACAGAGCTCATGGAGAGGAGAACGAGAGTGGTCTGGGTACTCTCCACTTCTCCCTTGAATACCAGCAAGAAAAGAAGGCATTCATCGTTCACATCAAG GAAGCCCACGGTCTATCCCCAACAGACGAGCAGTCCCTGACCTCCGACCCCTACATCAAGCTAACCCTCCTCCCAGAAAAAAAGTACCGGGTGAAAACCAGAGTCCTCCGCAAGACCCTAGACCCCTCCTTCGACGAGACCTTCAGCTTCTACGGGATCTCGTTGGCCCGAGTGTCGGAATTGTCCCTTCACTTCATGGTGCTGAGCTTCGACCGCTTCTCCCGGGATGAAGTCATCGGAGAGACCCTCGTGCCTCTGTCCGGGATCGACTTGACAGAGGGGCGAGTGCTCATGAGCCGAGAGATCATCAAGAGGAACGTCAAG AAGTCTTCAGGCCGAGGAGAGCTGCTGCTTTCTCTGTGTTACCAGTCCACCACCAACACTCTGACTGTGGTTGTCCTCAAAGCTCGTCACATTCCTAGAACTGAAAACAACGGGCCCACAG ATCCTTACGTCAAGGTGAACATGTACCACGGAAAAAAGCGCATCTGCAAGAAGAAGACCCACGTGAAGAAGTGCTCCCCCAACCCCGTCTTCAACGAGCTCTTCGTCTTTGACCTGCCCTCCGAAGAGGGTTTGCAAGACACCAGCGTGGAGCTCCTGCTGATGGACTCGGACAACTCCCGCTCGCCCAACGCCGCAATCGGCCGCCTGGTTCTGGGGACATCGGCGGCAGGCACTGCGGGCGAGCACTGGAGGGAGATCTGTGACCATCCGCGGCGCCAGATTGCCAAGTGGCACGACATGTCAGAGGATTAG